In Actinoplanes lobatus, the DNA window CACGCACCGCGCACGGCCGGCTCCCCGGGCAGACCCGGGCCCTCGCCGCCCTGCGGGACCGCGGCACGGTCTGGTCGCGGCGGCGTCGAACCAGGCTGAGGGGCCGAGCCGGACTGAGGTGTCAAGCCGGACTGAGGCATGGTGCTGGACTGAGCCGTGGTGCCGGACTGACCGGTGGTGCCGTGGTCCGCCTCGGCCTGGGGCTGCGCCGGTGAAGCCTGGCCCGGCCGATCGTCGGCCTGGTCGGGGCGGTGGCCCGGCCAGTTCCCGATCGGTCCGGGGCCGCTGGGCGGATACTCGCCGGAAGGCGCCATGGGAAGTCGCCCACCCGGCGCCGCGGCTTCATCACGGCTATTCGGCACGGTCGGCCCGGATGCCGGTTCCGCGAAAGGCGCCCGCCCCGGCGCGGCGGCCGGCGGAACGCTCGGATGACCCGGTTGAGCCCCGGTGAAGAAGTTCGGCGCCATCGACCTGGACGGCGCGGTCTCGGGCCCCGGAACACTTCCCGGCCCTGCCTGTGCGTCCTGCCCAGGCCGCCCCACCTGCCCAGGCGGCCCCGGCTGTCCAAGCGGCCCCGGCTGTCCAGCCTGTCCCATATGCATGGCCTGTCCCACCTGCGCGGGCGACCCCACCTGTCCGGCCTGCCCTATCTGTGCGGCCGAAGGCATCTGCACGGCGCCTGTCGGCGCGGCCGAAGGCATCTGCACGGCGCCTGTCGGCGCGGCCGGAGGCATCTGCGGGCCGACCGCCGGAACCGAAGGCGACGCCTGCGCGGGCCGGGCCGCCCCTGAGGACGGTGGCTGCGGCACGATTCCCGGCCCGGGCGCGGGCGCGGCGGGTATTCGGCCGGACGCGGCCCCGGGCAGGAAGGCGGTGAGGTCGGTCATCGAGGCTGGAGGACCGGCCATCTGCCCGGCTCCGGACGCCCCCTGCGCCCCACCTCCCGAGCCGACTGTGGAGCCTGTGCCCGTCGCCGGCGCCTGTCCGGGCGCAAAAAGCTGACCAGGCGCAGGGGCCTGCCCAGACGTGGGCGCCTGACCGGGCGCGGAAGCCTGACCGGGCGCGGAAACCTGACCCGGCGCGGAAACCTGACCGGGCGCGAGCGGCTGACCAGGCGCGGATGAGCGACCAGCTACAGACGGATGACCAGGCGAGATCGGCTGACCAGGCGAGATCGGCTGACCAGGCGCGGAAGACTGGTCAGGCACGGACGGCTGACCAGGCGCGGGAGCGTGGCCAAACGTATGGGCCTGCGCAGGCGTAGGCATCTGACCGGGCGTGGACGGGTGACCCATGTCTGGAGCCCGGCCGGCGGCGGGTCCTTGTGGTGTGGCCGGCCGTCCGGGCGTACCGGATGGGTGTGGGTTTGCGGGTGACCGGCCAGAGTCCTCGCCGGGCGCAGATGCCTTGGGAATCGATGCGCTCCCGGAAGTAGGTGCCGGTCCGGTGGGCGAATGGCCGCCGGCCGATGATTGCGGAACGCTCGCCCGGCCGGGAGCCGGCACAGACGGCGGGGAAGCCCGGCCCGGAATCGGCACGGAGGGCAGGGAAGCCTGACCCGAAGCCGGAACGGACGACGGGAATGTCTGGCCCGCGGCCGGCGCGGACAGCGGGAAAGTCTGGCCCGCAACCGGCGCGGACAGCGGGAAAGCCTGGCCCGCAACCGGCGCGGACAGCGGGAAAGCCTGGCCCGCAACCGGCGCGGACGGCGGGAAAGCCTGGCCCGGAGCCGGAACGGACGGCGGTGAGGCCTGGCCGGAGGTCTGCGGCGCTGCGGATGGCGGGGTGCCGGGCGAGGACGGCCCGGCAGGGGTGACCGTGGCACGGCCGGGGGTGGACTGCGCGTCCTCCTGCTGCCAGGGGAACGGCACCCGGGCGCCGGGGCCCGCGGGCGGGGCGACGGCGCGGCCGGCCGAGGGGGCCGCGGGAGCGAATGAGGGATCGGTCACACCCGATTTATCCGGATATGCCGGAGCTGCACCGGCTGGACCGGCGGATCCAATACCCTCTTCGGGGCCGGGCTGAGCATCCGACACGCCGCGTCCCTCCGGACCGTCATGTGAATCTTGCCTCGTCACACGCCCCTCCTCACCCGTGGCGTCAGACTTAGGGGAGACTAGCGACATCCGGCACACCGTCGCGCGCGGATCCTGCGGGCCCTGCATCCAACCCCCGCTTTCCTGCCCGGCGGACCGGTCTATTCAAGCGGGCAAGCAAAAGGGGAGCGAATAATGGATTTCGACGTTCTGGTTGAGATCCCCAAGGGGCAGCGCAACAAGTACGAGGTGGACCACAAGACCGGACGTATCCGGTTGGACCGGACCCTCTTCACCGCGACACAGTATCCCGCGGACTACGGCTACATCGAGGGCACCCTCGGGCAGGACGGCGACCCGCTGGACGCGCTGGTGCTGATCCAGGAGCCGACCTTCCCCGGCTGCCTGGTCCGGGCCCGCGCGATCGGCATGTACCGGATGACCGACGAGCACGGCCGTGACGACAAGGTGCTCTGCGTTCCCTACGAGGACCCGCGTCAGGAGCACCTGCGCGACATCCACCACCTGGGCGAGTTCGACCGGATGGAGATCCAGCACTTCTTCACGGTCTACAAGGACCTGGAGCCGGGCAAGTCGGTCGAGGGCGCGACCTGGACCGGCCGGATCGAGGCGGAGGCCGAGATCCGGGCCTCCTTCAAGCGCGCCGAGGCCGCCGAGGCCGCTGAGGGCGAAGGCGAGCACTGATCGATCGCTCCCGCGAGACCGCTGACCGACCGCACCTGTGGGGCCCGCCCCGCAGGTGCGGTCGTATTGCGGGGTGTCCCAGCCGGCGGACCCGGGAGAGATAGCTCACACGGGCGTCAGCCCAGACCGGACACCGCACCGTAGAGGCCGGTCACCGCGCAGGCCACCGGGATCACCGAGACCACCGTGAGGGCGTCCAGCCAGTCGGCGGCACGGCCCAGGTAGGGCGACGGCGGGCGGCTCGCGTACCGGGCTCCGGCACCCACCGTGATCAGCGCGACCAGGACGGCTCCCGCGATCACCGCGGGCAGGGCGTCGCCGGCGCCGGTGAGCAGGTCGGCGCCGAGCGCGGCGCCGCCGGCGAGGCCGGCGACCAGCACCGGCACCCGGTGCCGCCAGGTGACGAAGAGGCGGGAGCGCAGCAGCAGCGCTGCCGCGCTGACCGCGAGCAGGATGCGTGCGGAGAGGGTGCCCGCGGTGGCGAGCACGGCGTAGGCGCCGGCCGCCAGGACGGCATGGCCGAGGAGCATTCCGGCGAGCAGTTCATCGGTACGCTCGACCGCCGCGAACACGGCCGCCCTCTGCGGTCGCTGACGGACCGTGTCGGCGCCGGGGCGGGACTGCCCGTCCGGAACCGCCGACTCGACGCCGGGCGGCAGGCTGACCGGCGGCAGCGGGGCCCGCCCGAACCGGACGGCGAGCAGCGGCAGCACCCCGATCCCGCAGACCAGCACCGAGATCAGCACCGCGGCACCGCCGGCCGCGTCGGTGAACAGCCCGGTGGCGGCGGTGAGCGCGCCCAGCAGGCCGACCGTAACGCCGGCCGTGAAGAACCGTGCCCCGGCCGCCACACCCGCCCCGGCCAGCGCCGACACCAGCAGGACGGCGACCGATCCGGCGAGCAGCTCCGGTCCGCCCAGCCAGGGCAGCGGGGTGAACACACCGCCACCGTCGCCGGAGGTGATCAGGAGCGCACCGCCGGCGAAGGCGTACGGCAGCGCGTACCCACCGAGGGCGACCCCGGCCCGGCCGTCGCCGTACGCCCGGGACGCGATGGTGCCGGTGAACGCCAGCAGCAGCGCCACGCCGAGCCCGGCGATCCCGGCGAGTTCCCCGTCCGGCCCGCTGAGCAGCAGGGCGGGCAGGCCGAGCGCGAGCGGGACGGCGGCCGCCGCCAGGGTCGCGGTACGGGTGGCGGCCGGGGTCCAGACACCGCCCCGGCGGCGGGCGCCGTCGGCGATGGCCTCGACGACGTCGTCGTACTCCAGCTCCGGCCACTCGTCGCCGGCCGGGACGAGATGCAGCACCTCGCCGTCGCGTACGCCCTGGGGGTGGAGGCCCTGAGCTGTGGCGAGCGCGACACCGTCGCCTCGCCGGAGCACCCACCCGCCGTGCTTCTCGCCCTCGTCGGCGAGGCCCTCGCCGGCGTGCCGGAGCACCTCGGGAAGCAGCTCGGCCAGTGGGACCTGCTCGGGGAGCGCCACGTCGACCCGACGGTGCGGTGCGCTGATCGTCACACGGGCAAGACCGACGCTCACCAGGAATTCCTTCCGTTTGTCCACAGCAACCGTGGTCGAGGCTGCGGGATCGACGGAACTTTACCTAGCATGGGCCGGTCGTGAAGTCCCGAGATGGCCGGGGCTGGTCACCGGTCGAGGGGGCGGATGTGGGCACCGTGATGGTCAGGCGTGCGGCCCGCAGGCCGGCACCGGAGATTCCGTCCGATCCGCTGACCGTCGATCCGCCGCCGGAGATCCCGGAGCAGGTGGCGGCCCGCTGGCAGCAGTGGCTGATGGCGCTGCCGATGCTGGGCGGCACGCTGGCCATGGCGATGATGATGGGGCAGGGCCGCGGCGGGGCTTATTCGTACGTGATCGGCGGCCTCTTCGGCGTCTCCTCGCTGGCCATGCTGACCACCTCGTTCGGAGCCTCGGGGGCGCCGCGCAAGGCGGAGATGATGTCCGCCCGCCGGGAGTACCTCCGCCATCTCGCGGCGCTGCGCAAGCGGGCGCGCGACACCGCCCAGCGGCAGCGGACCGGCCTGCTC includes these proteins:
- a CDS encoding inorganic diphosphatase, which translates into the protein MDFDVLVEIPKGQRNKYEVDHKTGRIRLDRTLFTATQYPADYGYIEGTLGQDGDPLDALVLIQEPTFPGCLVRARAIGMYRMTDEHGRDDKVLCVPYEDPRQEHLRDIHHLGEFDRMEIQHFFTVYKDLEPGKSVEGATWTGRIEAEAEIRASFKRAEAAEAAEGEGEH
- the eccD gene encoding type VII secretion integral membrane protein EccD, yielding MSVGLARVTISAPHRRVDVALPEQVPLAELLPEVLRHAGEGLADEGEKHGGWVLRRGDGVALATAQGLHPQGVRDGEVLHLVPAGDEWPELEYDDVVEAIADGARRRGGVWTPAATRTATLAAAAVPLALGLPALLLSGPDGELAGIAGLGVALLLAFTGTIASRAYGDGRAGVALGGYALPYAFAGGALLITSGDGGGVFTPLPWLGGPELLAGSVAVLLVSALAGAGVAAGARFFTAGVTVGLLGALTAATGLFTDAAGGAAVLISVLVCGIGVLPLLAVRFGRAPLPPVSLPPGVESAVPDGQSRPGADTVRQRPQRAAVFAAVERTDELLAGMLLGHAVLAAGAYAVLATAGTLSARILLAVSAAALLLRSRLFVTWRHRVPVLVAGLAGGAALGADLLTGAGDALPAVIAGAVLVALITVGAGARYASRPPSPYLGRAADWLDALTVVSVIPVACAVTGLYGAVSGLG